The following coding sequences lie in one Fusarium poae strain DAOMC 252244 chromosome 1, whole genome shotgun sequence genomic window:
- a CDS encoding hypothetical protein (BUSCO:37158at5125) — protein sequence MSKNVCYVEDAQEDSETSVLEGIRDTRRYAVSEAPGPASPPPKERPNTGKSRGEHRRHSSRRQVTPPSDDYSDEEPQPPPRREERSRRDHEREREREQQREQRDKDRRRKERKQKEAAELQQRKVRAEAKQQAQAQAQAQAQAQAQQAPREREGKPRRPRPTSLSHTRTEPVIQQYRRGRVEDPSCYGVQQPAVSGMRPRAQTRPHSYYPGQPAPPISNAGWHHHQHSQPSFPVGSFPGPSPYFPGASSPSVSGIPPSPSPVGGGPPGFFDMPSSQASAHLRNRFERPASSMGFRQDQPSPSNIGYPQDEYEIEEQQPEPPRPLRRASRSSRKPPPQQIEDDRRRMPPPDSIPRPKSAMPPQTTPFRPPPQTLTRQKTRTPSRPPPSSRSRVGFVDQQGYDDDDFTESPGLFADSPEANFDRRTALTSSRPRRSSVAYEGYGADIIPARSTRRGSVAYERGGIDIIPARNTRRDSFYDYDQYDSGGASLDEDKYLDAMKYQDDINGGPAMPLTADALRKASNPRLGGGSSRSSGSHDDSEYKRSNTTGLTRSSSSDTDNVTIKVSGSAVVRVSGAEIECGDGGEITFSRPTAGSRLGSDRASSYYQLEDVQSRVERKALPYRPHTPSRSDSHHRGYSGNHAPYDPSLTMDDYIY from the coding sequence ATGTCTAAAAACGTTTGCTACGTCGAGGATGCCCAGGAGGACTCAGAAACCTCTGTTCTCGAGGGCATCCGTGATACACGCCGTTATGCCGTCTCTGAAGCTCCAGGTCCCGCGAGCCCTCCCCCCAAAGAACGTCCAAACACTGGAAAGTCCCGCGGCGAACACAGACGACACTCAAGCCGGAGGCAGGTAACCCCTCCCAGCGATGATTATTCAGACGAGGAACCTCAGCCTCCCCCTCGTAGGGAGGAACGTTCCCGCCGGGACCATGAACGGGAGCGAGAGCGTGAACAACAACGTGAACAACGAGACAAAGATCGACGTCGCaaggaaagaaaacaaaaagaagcTGCCGAGTTGCAACAGCGGAAAGTCAGGGCTGAGGCTAAACAGCAAGCTCAAGCCCaggcccaagcccaagcccaagcccaagcacAACAAGCACCCAGAGAACGTGAGGGTAAGCCGAGACGGCCCCGCCCTACATCTTTGAGTCACACCAGGACTGAGCCTGTTATTCAACAATATCGTCGAGGCCGCGTTGAGGACCCTTCATGCTATGGTGTTCAGCAGCCTGCTGTTTCGGGCATGCGCCCCCGTGCTCAAACTCGACCTCACAGCTATTACCCTGGACAGCCAGCTCCTCCAATTTCCAATGCTGGGTGGCATCACCACCAGCACTCTCAGCCTTCTTTCCCCGTTGGATCATTCCCAGGACCATCGCCCTATTTCCCTGGAGCATCGTCTCCGTCTGTATCGGGTATTCCACCATCACCTTCACCTGTCGGTGGAGGACCTCCCGGCTTCTTTGACATGCCTTCATCACAAGCAAGCGCTCATCTCAGGAACCGTTTCGAGCGACCTGCGTCATCCATGGGATTCCGACAAGATCAACCTTCTCCTTCCAACATTGGGTACCCTCAGGATGAGTATGAGATCGAGGAACAACAGCCTGAGCCTCCTCGTCCGTTAAGGCGTGCCTCTCGTTCTAGCAGGAAGCCGCCGCCACAACAGATCGAGGATGATCGCCGACGAATGCCTCCTCCTGACAGTATCCCAAGACCCAAGTCTGCCATGCCTCCTCAAACCACTCCATTCCGTCCTCCACCTCAAACACTGACTCGTCAGAAGACGAGAACTCCTTCACGCCCTCCACCATCCAGCCGTAGTCGTGTCGGGTTTGTAGACCAACAAGGgtacgatgacgatgacttcACGGAAAGCCCTGGTCTCTTTGCCGACTCTCCTGAGGCCAATTTTGACCGTCGTACAGCCCTAACGTCGTCTCGTCCTAGAAGAAGCTCGGTTGCATATGAAGGTTATGGAGCTGATATTATCCCTGCACGCAGCACTCGTCGTGGATCTGTTGCATACGAGCGTGGTGGGATTGATATCATCCCTGCCCGCAATACCAGGCGAGATTCCTTCTACGATTATGACCAGTACGACAGTGGTGGTGCCAGTCTGGACGAGGACAAATATTTGGACGCTATGAAATATCAGGACGATATTAATGGCGGTCCTGCCATGCCTTTAACTGCCGACGCCCTTCGCAAAGCCAGCAACCCTCGGCTTGGCGGCGGAAGCAGTCGCAGCAGCGGCAGCCATGATGACAGCGAGTACAAGCGAAGCAACACCACTGGCCTTACTCGATCTTCTTCCAGCGATACCGACAATGTTACTATCAAAGTATCAGGCTCGGCCGTCGTGCGTGTATCGGGTGCTGAGATCGAATGTGGCGATGGAGGTGAGATTACCTTTTCTAGACCAACTGCTGGCTCTCGTCTTGGTAGCGACCGCGCAAGCAGTTATTACCAGCTTGAGGATGTCCAAAGCCGAGTTGAACGAAAAGCTCTGCCTTATCGACCACACACTCCCAGTCGTTCTGACTCGCATCACCGGGGCTATTCTGGAAATCATGCCCCGTATGATCCATCGCTTACCATGGATGACTATATTTATTGa
- a CDS encoding hypothetical protein (TransMembrane:1 (o74-96i)~BUSCO:45299at5125) produces MAPALIRTLRSAPSLTQHAPKAAEAFSTLSGHLLEASKVLVARDDKDDKDNDNRHKPSVEPESGSFDPHDINNAGFFFLFALIGVVFVCTGIWFFFWAKNGGFQFKENDWDDYKSTVLRRTGPNGTILSNATRPTNLGGGSVYKDVDDDNTTVVTESTTLTGITAGASDIYAREKRRRKQEKRDRERAKKGKKTSRHVGEEGVEDEDAERAAKKELRNYRHERAARVGGLNKESEGSEWDGSTNNGTESNVSTNLLSDRQTTPTTTPTKAKGGIRKVYSTADRRENREAERMRAEARRLREAGRNARRDFSYQRAESYSRADTQADSQVSESLLSGSQVTRTTDDSGDLGTKSYHHPMPELKELERERAREERRARRAQREYRRGRTIEEE; encoded by the coding sequence ATGGCTCCCGCCCTCATCCGCACATTGCGCAGTGCGCCTTCACTCACGCAGCACGCCCCTAAGGCTGCCGAGGCCTTCTCTACACTCTCGGGGCATTTGCTCGAGGCTTCCAAAGTACTCGTCGCTCGAGACGATAAAGATGATAAAGACAATGACAATAGACACAAGCCATCTGTTGAGCCTGAGTCAGGCTCTTTCGACCCTCATGATATCAACAATGCtggtttcttcttcctcttcgctTTGATTGGTGTCGTCTTTGTTTGCACCGGTATCTGGTTTTTCTTCTGGGCCAAGAACGGTGGTTTCCAATTCAAGGAAAACGATTGGGATGACTACAAATCTACTGTACTTCGACGCACCGGACCTAACGGCACTATCCTTTCCAACGCAACTCGACCAACAAACCTCGGCGGTGGCAGCGTGTACAAGGACgtcgacgacgacaacaCGACCGTTGTCACAGAGAGCACAACACTTACTGGTATCACGGCTGGAGCTAGCGACATTTATGCCCGCGAGAAGCGTCGCCGTAAGCAAGAAAAGCGAGATCGTGAGCGTGcaaagaagggcaagaagactAGCCGTCACGTCGGTGAGGAGGGtgtcgaggatgaagatgccGAACGTGCTGCTAAGAAGGAACTCCGCAACTACCGTCATGAAAGGGCTGCTCGTGTTGGTGGTCTGAATAAGGAAAGTGAGGGCTCCGAGTGGGACGGCTCTACCAACAACGGCACCGAATCCAACGTTTCAACCAACCTCCTCTCCGATCGCCAGACCACGCCTACAACTACACCTACTAAGGCCAAGGGTGGTATCCGCAAGGTTTACTCTACAGCTGATCGCCGCGAGAACCGTGAGGCGGAGCGCATGCGTGCCGAGGCCCGTCGTCTACGTGAGGCTGGTCGCAATGCGCGCCGTGACTTCAGCTACCAACGTGCCGAAAGCTACTCCCGCGCCGATACGCAGGCCGACTCGCAGGTGAGCGAGAGCCTTCTCAGCGGATCGCAGGTGACCCGTACCACGGACGATAGCGGCGATCTGGGAACCAAGAGTTATCACCACCCGATGCCTGAGTTGAAGGAGTTGGAGAGGGAGCGTGCCAGGGAGGAGAGAAGGGCACGCAGAGCGCAGCGAGAGTACCGCCGTGGACGAACCATTGAGGAGGAATAG
- the SSH4 gene encoding Rsp5p-dependent ubiquitination, sorting of cargo proteins at the multivesicular body (TransMembrane:1 (i12-37o)~BUSCO:17653at5125): protein MGLSSNPSSAFTGVVIGLVSSFGSIVLIALVIFIFWVSGCASTGRIILDRLGRPGEYDDEQAFARDEAEALEVMDDMSRQEYLRAKAWVTANPPESMQTDISLSQYLAIQEKGVSAWEFEPELEIANCFVEARTEIEFFDSECTVMSNLPVPKQNDVYYWEAKIYEKPESTLLSIGMATKPYPLFRLPGYHKYSVGYQSTGARRYNQPFGATPYGPPLVQGDVVGVGYRPRTGAIFFTRNGKKLEEVVHGLKAQNFFPAIGANGPATIHVNLGQAGFVFIEANVKKWGLAPVTGSLAPPPPYGSEQGSILLEAGTKDGSTYPQGRQHSHSITAGSYNTRNPSNDLVPQHGRTRSGNFRVLPPTSPGPVRSSTDISLAHFVPNEENGEASSNTGPQQETHNHNPLHLQLEDATNPPPEYQSPDHSSSDDDRYGSDSEEDTPLIRVMNRSRGNSSATVLPPGQSSSPRHPPVPSYSDAVRQGAGRDRSDSARLPPPDRTASNRPRSSTSA, encoded by the exons ATGGGGCTATCGTCGAACCCGTCATCAGCCTTTACAGGCGTCGTCATCGGCCTCGTGTCATCCTTCGGATCCATCGTCCTTATCGCTCTGGTTATCTTCATCTTTTGGGTTTCCGGCTGCGCAAGCACTGGTCGCATTATTCTCGATCGGCTTGGTCGACCAGGTGAATACGATGATGAACAGGCATTCGCGCGTGATGAGGCCGAGGCCCTTGAGGTCATGGACGATATGTCCCGTCAGGAATACCTACGTGCAAAGG CCTGGGTTACCGCAAATCCTCCCGAGTCGATGCAGACTGATATCTCCCTGTCGCAATATCTCGCTATCCAAGAAAAGGGTGTATCCGCATGGGAGTTTGAACCTGAACTCGAGATCGCCAACTGCTTTGTCGAAGCTCGCACCGAGATCGAATTCTTCGACTCAGAATGCACCGTCATGAGCAACCTTCCTGTCCCTAAACAAAACGATGTCTACTACTGGGAGGCAAAGATATACGAAAAGCCTGAAAGCACTTTACTAAGCATTGGCATGGCCACCAAGCCTTATCCTCTCTTTCGACTACCTG GCTACCACAAGTACTCTGTTGGATACCAATCTACCGGTGCTCGCCGCTATAACCAACCATTTGGCGCCACTCCTTACGGGCCCCCATTGGTACAGGGCGATGTTGTCGGCGTGGGTTACCGACCTCGGACTGGTGCTATCTTCTTCACACGCAATGGTAAGAAGCTCGAAGAGGTAGTCCACGGTCTCAAGGCGCAGAACTTCTTCCCCGCCATCGGCGCAAACGGCCCTGCTACTATCCACGTCAACCTCGGACAGGCTGGATTCGTCTTTATCGAGGCCAACGTCAAGAAATGGGGTCTCGCCCCCGTTACTGGAAGTCTGGCTCCCCCACCCCCTTACGGATCTGAGCAGGGTAGCATTTTGTTGGAAGCTGGTACCAAGGACGGTTCTACTTATCCCCAAGGCAGGCAGCACAGTCACTCCATCACGGCAGGTTCATATAACACACGCAATCCATCCAACGACTTGGTTCCTCAGCATGGACGAACACGCAGCGGTAACTTCCGCGTGCTCCCCCCGACAAGCCCTGGGCCGGTCAGGAGCTCAACAGATATCTCTCTGGCTCATTTTGTGCCCAATGAGGAGAACGGAGAAGCTAGTAGCAACACCGGACCTCAGCAGGAAACTCACAACCATAACCCTCTACACTTGCAGCTCGAAGACGCAACAAACCCGCCACCCGAATATCAAAGTCCCGACCATTCCAGCAGTGATGACGATCGATATGGCAGTGATAGCGAAGAAGACACTCCATTGATCCGGGTGATGAATCGCAGTCGAGGCAATTCATCTGCCACCGTATTACCTCCAGGTCAAAGCTCCAGTCCCCGCCATCCACCAGTACCGAGTTACAGCGATGCCGTACGCCAAGGCGCTGGTCGTGATCGCAGCGACAGTGCACGATTACCTCCACCAGATCGAACAGCGTCCAACAGGCCTCGAAGCAGCACATCGGCTTGA
- a CDS encoding hypothetical protein (BUSCO:13372at5125) → MAGPGGGPPRRSHTKSRKGCDTCKRRHIRCDENFPQCRNCTKHKIRCPYNDVQVPDSERSTTPDKPDLMWTPQIEAAIAEWQRTGIFPLPSLGIYPAPMPHLYSVEDLRLIYHVAALYYQLATIDANNFTLWTRHIPTLLRIGATTPYVMHALLAFSAMHIAFLTDCPLVGSMAYEHRGIALKGLQEAIGSFSRETSDAILAASLVLSWQATDWRSWTQLMQGTSSVIDAMDPWKHESQFGDFIAESSTFPTAPPSPGKDHRPSQPRPEDLEAYQRTLEQVQKVEAHLKHHKEDTTQIQHLIGFLRGSRKISPTLSIAQQFERLQPLRKWLFWMPVGYLQNYHGSPNSLVIIAHLYTVALLMERLFPEIGAAYFGSLSISPVEEIARRLMSINVSGAGTDMQTPLTLMEFPIDTVGQFRSRMGWMHPERTPSFPQFNPRNFTVHESMPSTEHYLYGNPAFSYSTEEMPMLNASGPPPSAVSPLVLSPYPSQQYLNVPSPAYTGAYSPASSTFEGSVAYSDTEEYGSWDMSTLQGGPSSAIQDSPQNYGVGMNTTPTYPHQEDSTFYMTSVTSAPSPYLSSEQFGMLPLPESPVASNAPLSRHRHTSSMSSVTHPPSPLVRPPVMNPYDDNTRRRVT, encoded by the exons ATGGCCGGTCCCGGTGGTGGTCCTCCTCGCCGCAGCCACACCAAGTCTCGCAAGGGCTGTGATACCTG CAAGCGCCGACACATTCGTTGTGACGAAAACTTCCCTCAATG CCGCAACTGTACTAAGCACAAGATTCGATGCCCCTATAATGATGTGCAAGTTCCCGATTCTGAACGCTCCACCACTCCCGACAAGCCCGACCTGATGTGGACACCTCAAATCGAAGCTGCTATTGCTGAATGGCAAAGAACAGGCATCTTCCCGCTCCCCAGCCTTGGAATATACCCTGCGCCCATGCCTCATTTGTACTCGGTCGAGGATCTTCGTCTGATCTACCACGTTGCGGCTTTGTACTACCAGTTGGCTACCATCGATGCGAACAACTTcactctctggactcgtcACATTCCTAC CCTTCTTCGGATAGGTGCTACAACCCCATATGTGATGCACGCTCTACTTGCTTTCTCTGCCATGCACATTGCTTTTCTCACCGACTGTCCCTTGGTCGGCAGCATGGCCTATGAACACCGAGGCATTGCTCTCAAGGGTCTCCAAGAAGCCATTGGATCTTTCTCCCGCGAGACTTCTGATGCTATCTTGGCAGCCTCTCTTGTCCTTTCTTGGCAGGCTACTGATTG GCGCAGTTGGACTCAACTGATGCAAGGCACCTCATCG GTGATTGATGCCATGGATCCATGGAAGCACGAATCCCAGTTTGGAGACTTTATCGCCGAGAGCAGCACGTTCCCTACAGCCCCGCCATCTCCTGGAAAGGACCATCGTCCCAGCCAACCTCGCCCTGAGGATCTGGAGGCTTACCAGCGCACCCTCGAGCAAGTTCAAAAAGTCGAGGCACATCTCAAGCACCACAAGGAAGACACCACTCAGATTCAGCATCTCATTGGTTTCCTTCGAGGTTCTCGTAAGATCAGCCCTACACTTTCCATTGCGCAGCAGTTCGAGCGTCTCCAACCCCTTCGCAAATGGCTCTTTTGGATGCCTGTCGGTTACCTACAGAACTACCATGGCTCCCCCAACTCCCTGGTCATCATTGCTCATCTGTATACTGTGGCTCTTCTTATGGAACGGCTCTTCCCCGAGATCGGTGCTGCCTACTTTGGAAGTCTGTCTATCTCCCCAGTCGAGGAGATTGCCCGTCGGCTTATGTCCATCAACGTCTCTGGTGCTGGAACTGATATGCAAACTCCCCTGACTCTCATGGAGTTCCCCATCGATACAGTTGGTCAGTTTCGCTCTCGCATGGGATGGATGCACCCCGAAAGAACTCCATCATTCCCTCAGTTCAACCCTCGCAACTTCACCGTCCATGAGAGTATGCCTTCTACTGAACACTATCTGTATGGGAACCCTGCTTTCAGCTACAGCACCGAGGAGATGCCCATGCTCAACGCCTCAGGACCGCCACCTTCCGCAGTGAGCCCTCTGGTTCTATCACCTTACCCAAGCCAGCAATACCTCAATGTTCCCTCTCCAGCTTACACGGGAGCTTACAGCCCGGCATCCTCGACCTTCGAGGGCTCAGTTGCGTACAGCGACACCGAGGAATACGGATCATGGGACATGAGCACTCTCCAGGGCGGGCCTTCTTCCGCAATTCAGGACTCTCCTCAAAACTATGGCGTCGG GATGAACACAACACCTACGTACCCGCATCAAGAGGACTCGACTTTCTATATGACCTCGGTGACAAGCGCTCCGTCTCCGTATCTCAGCTCGGAGCAATTCGGCATGCTTCCTTTACCCGAATCGCCCGTCGCGTCGAACGCACCACTTTCACGACACCGTCATACATCGTCCATGTCATCTGTCACACACCCTCCATCTCCCTTGGTACGACCTCCTGTGATGAACCCATATGACGACAATACCCGACGCCGAGTCACCTGA
- a CDS encoding hypothetical protein (BUSCO:4613at5125), whose product MSTWEPSPDSLQQLAVCLKDSLSGFNKTAQKQADLMLQQAKNSPDINNYLAYLFSSSQPPNGLEFSEQDFHLVRSAAGIMLKNNVRSEWKSIPEDSLQLIKLAVPMCLQDKNSQIRNFAGNIATEIVRRGGLLTWPELLPQLLDLVGNSSGQTSNEAQEGAMSALAKICEDNYRQLTKEVNGQRPLNYVLPQFIAATKSQLPKVRTGALTAINVFTPRESQAMLNSIDDLLQHLFILASDNNVDVRRQVCRAFVNLVETRPDKLQPHISGLVDYIITQQKGDDEELACEAAEFWLAVGEHDNLWRALEPYIHKIIPVLLECMVYSGEDIALLGGASDDEEEEDREEDIRPAFAKKALARKANGEVGDSADPSQNGGGFAKLGGMDEDPEEGEVDDYDDGDDANPDERWTIRKCSAAALDVFARDFQAPVFEAIFPYLSQHLKHNEWPQREAAVLALGAVADGCMDVVVPHLPELVPYLISLLEDSEPVVRQITCWTLGRYSSWAANLEDKEKDQFFLPLMDGILRHMLDKNKKVQEAAASAFANLEDKAGKILEPYCGPIVQQFVHCFAKYKDRNMYILYDCIQTLAEHIGPVLASPDLAGKLMPALIDRYNRVLDQSRELFPLLECLSYVAMALGDAFAPYAEPIFLRCVNIIHTNLEQTLAAANNPILDQPDKDFLVTSLDLLSAIIQALNDDKSAALVKNSQQSFFELLSLCMEDPTDEVRQSAYALLGDCARYVYPLLQQYLPQILPILLKQLDMDSVLDEDMDSGFGVVNNACWSVGEISMQHKENMHPWVQDLLRRFVEIMTNPRVPKALNENAATALGRLGLDNSEQLGPHLSTFAEEWISIMNDVEATEEKATAFKGFSMIVGRNPQAMEKELLNYFTAIARYRDMGLKSPARQELHGVFQKVIDIYKQMIPDFPSFIGQLQQRDRQALETHYSLS is encoded by the exons ATGTCTACTTGGGAGCCGTCCCCGGACTCGCTGCAGCAGCTGGCTGTGTGCCTCAAGGATTCCCTCAGCGGTTTCAACAAGACTGCCCAGAAGCAGGCTGACTTG ATGCTTCAACAAGCCAAGAACTCCCCTGatattaataactatctTGCATACCTGTTCTCGAGCTCCCAACCTCCCAATGGCCTCGAATTTTCAGAGCAGGATTTCCACCTCGTGCGATCCGCTGCCGGCATCATGCTCAAGAACAACGTCAGAAGCGAATGGAAGAGCATCCCCGAAGACAGCCTCCAACTCATCAAGCTCGCTGTCCCCATGTGTCTGCAGGACAAGAACTCCCAGATTCGCAACTTTGCTGGAAACATTGCGACCGAGATTGTCCGACGCGGAGGGTTGCTAACTTGGCCCGAGCTGCTACCTCAActtcttgacttggttggTAACTCTTCAGGACAAACGTCAAACGAGGCACAGGAAGGTGCCATGTCTGCTCTGGCCAAAATTTGCGAGGACAACTACCGCCAGTTGACCAAGGAGGTCAACGGCCAACGTCCTCTCAACTACGTTCTTCCCCAATTCATTGCTGCTACCAAGAGTCAGTTGCCGAAAGTCAGAACTGGCGCTCTCACTGCTATTAATGTTTTCACACCCCGAGAGTCTCAGGCGATGCTCAACTCCATTGATGACCTTCTTCAACATCTGTTTATCCTGGCCAGCGATAACAACGTCGACGTCCGACGACAAGTCTGTCGTGCCTTTGTCAACCTCGTTGAGACTCGACCCGACAAGCTTCAGCCACACATCAGTGGCCTTGTTGATTATATCATAACCCAGCAAAAGGGCGACGACGAAGAGCTGGCATGCGAGGCTGCCGAGTTTTGGTTGGCTGTGGGCGAGCACGACAACCTCTGGAGGGCACTGGAGCCGTACATCCACAAAATTATCCCTGTCCTTCTCGAATGCATGGTATACAGTGGTGAGGATATTGCTCTTCTCGGAGGTGCTTCGGacgatgaggaagaggaggatcgTGAAGAGGATATCCGCCCTGCCTTTGCCAAGAAGGCGCTTGCACGAAAGGCCAACGGCGAAGTTGGTGACTCTGCCGATCCATCACAGAACGGTGGCGGTTTTGCAAAGCTGGGTGGTATGGACGAAGACCCTGAGGAGGGTGAGGTCGACGACTACGACGACGGCGATGATGCCAACCCTGACGAACGATGGACTATCCGCAAGTGCTCCGCCGCTGCCCTCGACGTCTTTGCCCGCGATTTCCAAGCCCCAGTTTTCGAGGCCATCTTTCCCTATCTTTCACAGCACCTAAAGCACAACGAGTGGCCTCAACGAGAAGCCGCTGTTCTTGCCCTGGGCGCTGTTGCTGATGGATGTATGGATGTCGTTGTCCCACATTTGCCTGAGCTTGTGCCTTACTTGATCTCCCTTCTCGAGGACTCGGAACCTGTCGTACGACAGATCACCTGCTGGACCCTCGGTCGGTACTCTTCATGGGCTGCTAACTTGGAGGATAAGGAAAAGGATCaattcttccttcctctaaTGGACGGTATCCTCCGTCATATGCtagacaagaacaagaaggttCAAGAAGCTGCCGCCTCAGCTTTCGCTAACTTAGAGGACAAGGCAGGCAAGATTCTCGAGCCTTACTGTGGTCCCATCGTTCAGCAATTCGTCCACTGTTTTGCCAAGTACAAGGACCGAAATATGTACATCCTTTACGACTGTATACAGACTTTGGCGGAGCACATCGGACCTGTTCTGGCCTCGCCTGATCTGGCGGGAAAGCTTATGCCTGCCTTGATCGACCGATACAACCGCGTATTGGATCAGTCACGGGAGTTGTTCCCTTTGCTAGAGTGCCTCTCTTATGTGGCGATGGCACTCGGTGATGCGTTCGCTCCCTACGCCGAGCCTATCTTCCTGCGATGTGTCAACATCATTCATACCAACCTTGAGCAGACATTGGCTGCTGCCAATAACCCGATACTCGACCAGCCCGACAAGGATTTCCTCGTAACAAGTCTGGACCTCCTCAGTGCAATTATCCAGGCTCTCAATGATGACAAGTCCGCCGCTTTGGTCAAGAACTCTCAGCAATCCTTCTTTGAGCTCCTCAGCTTGTGTATGGAAGACCCTACTGATGAGGTCCGACAGTCTGCCTATGCGTTGTTGGGAGATTGCGCTAGATACGTTTATCCTTTGTTGCAGCAATACCTCCCCCAAATCCTCCCCATCTTGCTTAAGCAACTTGACATGGATAGCGTTCTTGACGAAGACATGGATAGCGGTTTCGGTGTTGTCAACAACGCTTGCTGGTCGGTTGGTGAAATCTCTATGCAACACAAGGAAAATATGCACCCTTGGGTTCAAGACCTTCTCCGTCGATTTGTTGAGATCATGACCAACCCCCGTGTTCCAAAGGCTCTCAATGAAAATGCCGCGACAGCCTTGGGTCGACTTGGTCTGGACAACTCGGAACAACTTGGGCCTCACCTGTCCACTTTCGCCGAGGAGTGGATTAGCATCATGAACGACGTCGAGGCGACAGAAGAGAAGGCGACCGCTTTCAAGGGATTCTCTATGATTGTAGGACGAAACCCTCAGGCCATGGAAAAGGAGTTGCTCAACTACTTTACCGCCATCGCTAGATATCGTGATATGGGTCTGAAGAGCCCGGCCAGGCAAGAGTTGCACGGCGTCTTCCAGAAG GTCATCGATATCTACAAGCAAATGATCCCTGACTTCCCTAGCTTTATCGGCCAGCTGCAGCAGCGTGACCGACAAGCTTTGGAGACACACTACTCCCTATCATAG
- a CDS encoding hypothetical protein (BUSCO:57671at5125) encodes MATDSIELSVPLPRSLDTRIYLRLSTKAKSIVLFLATATQDELSTPVSLGSFVYALPNRLDQAQPLSTTLYSSEVSVEFTTRLAKLLARKSQLPVYVTNSMSFANAGMGGTVEEEMEAFKTIVQVVSEKLQLSAKPATV; translated from the exons ATGGCCACAGACTCGATCGAGCTTTCCGTACCCCTCCCTCGGTCACTTGATACCCGCATCTACCTCCGCCTGTCCACCAAAGCGAAGTCCATTGTGCTTTTCCTCGCAACCGCGACACAAGATGAGCTGTCTACGCCTGTATCTCTAGGCTCATTTGTTTATGCTCTTCCCAAC AGACTTGACCAGGCACAGCCGCTATCTACGACGCTCTACTCATCAGAGGTATCGGTAGAGTTCACAACACGCCTGGCAAAGCTACTCGCTCGCAAATCACAGCTTCCGGTCTATGTTACCAATTCGATGAGCTTTGCTAATGCCGGAATGGGCGGCACAGTAGAGGAGGAGATGGAGGCTTTCAAGACTATTGTTCAGGTTGTCTCAGAAAAGCTACAACTCAGCGCCAAGCCAGCTACAGTCTAA